One Coffea arabica cultivar ET-39 chromosome 5e, Coffea Arabica ET-39 HiFi, whole genome shotgun sequence DNA segment encodes these proteins:
- the LOC140006375 gene encoding agamous-like MADS-box protein AGL62, producing the protein MALVKKTKGRQKIDLVKIQDEQSLQVTFSKRRAGLFKKACELCTLTGSQVGLVVFSPGEKAYTFGSPSIDFVIEMFESKSPKPVDTSTLLLEAHHKLGVRHLNNELTILENELEAKKKIGENLDQLRKVGQICHWWEAPINDLNLEQLENLQAALVELQKTVKSELKKPMYENANQNPNLKGINPYGIGLFGIDAKENVHGVLDLLQSKPPRTMTFPPIVATSKPNTGISIRDWPVASTAENRPTTSPTFNPNASEFGGSIVTPHPSQGFKNSYGGFPMFKI; encoded by the coding sequence ATGGCGCTcgtaaaaaaaactaaaggccGCCAAAAGATCGATCTCGTCAAAATACAAGATGAACAAAGTCTGCAGGTAACGTTTTCAAAGCGTCGTGCTGGCCTTTTCAAAAAGGCTTGTGAACTTTGTACTCTGACTGGCTCGCAGGTTGGCTTAGTGGTTTTTTCCCCTGGAGAGAAAGCTTACACATTTGGCAGCCCTAGCATAGATTTTGTCATAGAAATGTTTGAATCCAAGAGTCCTAAACCAGTCGATACTTCAACCCTACTTTTGGAGGCTCATCACAAGCTTGGTGTCCGACATCTAAATAACGAACTCACCATTCTTGAAAATGAGCTGGAGGCTAAGAAGAAAATAGGGGAAAACCTTGACCAACTTAGGAAAGTTGGCCAAATTTGTCATTGGTGGGAAGCTCCCATCAATGACCTTAACTTGGAGCAACTTGAGAACTTGCAGGCTGCCTTGGTTGAGCTCCAAAAGACCGTTAAAAGTGAACTGAAAAAACCAATGTATGAGAATGCAAACCAAAATCCAAACCTCAAAGGCATAAATCCTTATGGAATAGGCCTGTTTGGCATTGATGCCAAGGAAAATGTGCATGGTGTTTTGGATCTTCTTCAGTCTAAACCCCCTAGAACCATGACATTTCCCCCAATTGTTGCTACCTCAAAGCCAAATACTGGCATTTCTATCCGTGATTGGCCTGTAGCTTCCACAGCAGAGAATCGCCCTACTACTTCGCCTACTTTTAATCCAAATGCATCAGAATTTGGTGGTTCAATTGTGACTCCTCACCCTTCTCAGGGATTTAAGAATAGCTATGGTGGTTTCCCAATGTTCAAAATCTAG